The region TCCAGATATTGAGTTTTGTGATGTTTTAGAATATGAAGATTCAAACTATAAACCACAAGCTGAATATAAAACTTTATTGATAACTGGTGGTAAAAAACATAAACTAAGAAAGGGTGATATTTTAGGTGCTCTTACAGCTGGTGAAGGCTTAGATAAAGATTTAATTGGAAATATTACAATTTTAGATTTTGTTTCATTTGTTGCAGTTAAAAATGAAGTACTAGATGATAGATTATTAAAATTAGGAAAGATTAAAATAAAGAAAAAACTATTTAAACTTATTGAAAAATAGTTATGATAGAATTTTTCTTCTAAAAAATACAAAAGGAAATAATATGGCAAGAGCTAGTGCAAGACATCTTTTAGTTGAGAGTGAAGAGCTTTGTAATGAATTAAAAACAAGAATTGATAATGGTGAAAAATTTGAAGATTTAGCAAAAGAATATTCTCAATGCCCATCAGGTGCAAGAGGTGGAGACTTAGGAACTTTTAATCAAGGTGATATGGTTCCAGAATTTGATAAAGTAGTTTTCAATGAAGCTGTAAATGTAGTACATGGTCCTGTGCAAACACAATTTGGATTTCATCTTTTAGAAACAACTTCAAGAGAAGATTAATTATATTTAGAGGTTAAGCAGTTTGCTCAACCTCTTCATCCCAAAGAACGCTAATCCCATACTCTTCATGTGGAATAACATATTTAAAATATTCTCCGGTACCTTTTCTTCCATGAAGTCTTACTATTGTTTGTCCTTCTCTTAAAAGTTTTTTCATCTCATTTTCTGAA is a window of Halarcobacter sp. DNA encoding:
- a CDS encoding peptidylprolyl isomerase, producing MARASARHLLVESEELCNELKTRIDNGEKFEDLAKEYSQCPSGARGGDLGTFNQGDMVPEFDKVVFNEAVNVVHGPVQTQFGFHLLETTSRED